From Elusimicrobiota bacterium:
TTTTATATCTTGGACTGACGGTTTTAGAATAAAATCAGCATCTTTTATCTGGAGTTCTCGTAAAACTGAAAGCGAGATTTCACCTGTTCGGTGAGCAATATCAAACGCTGTCTTTAACTTATTTTCTGATATCTCCGGTAATCTGGCACTTACATTAACACCTATTGAGAAATCACAGCCAGCATCCTTTACAACTTTTACAGGAACCATCTCTATTACACCGCCGTCAGCAAGTATGTTGTCTTCAAACTTAACTGGTGGCATAATACCCGGGATAGAAATACTTGATAAAACCGCTTCCCGTATATGCCCTTTGCAGAATACAACCTCTTTCCCTCTGGTAATATCCACAGCAACACAGGCAAACGGAATTTTCAGGTCTTCAAAATTTAAATCAGGCAGGAAAAATTCTATCATTTTAATAATTGTTTCTTGTTCTAAAAATGCCGGTCTTAACCCGGACAGAAAAAAAACAGTTTTTTCTTTAAACCTGGCAAAAAATTCATCAAAAATATTTTGCGATTTGGTTGTAGCCATTTTGTCTACTCCCAGTTCTTTGTAAATATCGCTCCTGATAAACTCGTCTACTTCCTTTTCCATTTCTACTGTTGATATCCCACAACAATATGCAGCACCTATAATTGCACCGATGGAAGTACCAGCAATAAAATCCGGTATAATTTTATTTTTTTCTAAAATATGTAAAACACCAATATGTGCAAATCCACGTGCTCCACCGCCTCCTAATGCCAAGCCAATTTTGAATTTTTTCATATCTACAAAAATTATATAAAATTACTTGCCAAAAATCAAGTTTTTTTGTATAATTTATTTATGACACTTTTTGGATTAGAAGTTGAACGGTCTTACTGGCTGGCGACAATCGGGGTTGTTCTGGGTATCTATTTATGGTTTTTTCTGACGGTGGCTGTAAAATTTGTAGATACAAGAAACGCAAAAATTGTAACACAAAATTTTGAAGAACTTCAAACACTGAAAGAACAGATTTCATTATTACAGAGATTAAAATTTGATAATGTTGTCTATACTGAGGCAGTTCTGCCCATTTTACCTGAAAGCCTCAATCGGATTGATACAATTCATTTTACAGTTTATACTACTCTTTCGGTTGATGAATATTCCGTGAAAGAAACCGCACAATTTGTGGAAAAAATATATAATACCATTATTGCTGATACTGAACTTTATAATTTTAATCCATATGAAAAATTTACAATTTACATATATAAAGATGCCCAGCAGTATAAAGAACTAACAAAAAGGCCGGTATGGTCTGGCGGATTTGTCTTAAACAGAAAAATTTACACTTTTGAAGGGCAACATCTGAAATATATTCTCTCGCATGAAATCACACATCTTATTTTTAACGATTTTATGAATGGTAAAGCAGAAAAAATATCACAATGGCTTAACGAAGGGCTCGCTATGTATGAAGAAACCAAAACTACTGGAATAAAAAAACCACAATTTGATAGAACTAAACGAATACCAATAGACGAGTTCTTGATATTTGATTTATCTAATGCAGAGGCGGAAAAGGTGAATTTATGGTATCAGCAGGCAGAGTCGCTGGTAACATTCTTAATAGAAAAACGGGCAAAATTAAAATTCTATAATTTTTTGGTAAAATTAAAAGAAACGGAAAATGTAAATGAAGCACTATTCTGGGGCTACCAATCCGAGTTCAAAAGTATTGGTGATTTGGAGAATGTATGGTTAAAAGAATAATTTTTGTCTGCACAGGTAATATATGCAGGTCTGTTATGGCGGAAGGTATTCTGAAAAATCTATTGAAAGAAAAAGGGATTACAAATATAAGTGTGTCTTCCGCAGGAATTGAAGCAAACCCGGAATACAAAATCTATGGCTATTTAGAAGAAGTAATACACAACGCAGGTATTGATTTTTCAAACCATATCTCAACCCAACTTACAGAAAAAGAAATCCATAATTCTGATTTAATTTTTGTAATGGAAAAAAGACATAAAGAGTATATTTTAAAAAAATTCCCACAGGCGAATAAAAAAGTTTTTTTGTTAAAGGACTACGCTGGCTATGGAGAAGTTGATATTGAAGATCCGATAGGTCAGCCACCACCAGCACACAAGCAGAAACTTGAAGAAATTGCTGATTGTATTCACAGAGCATTACCAAAAATCTTGAAATAAAACGAATTGTTTCACGTGAAACAATGAAAAAAGTAAATATAATTTCGCTTGGTTGCCCCAAAAATCTGGTTGATTCTGAAACAATGGCGGGACAACTTTCTCATAACGGCTTCTTGCCTGTTGAAAAACAAAACACCGCAGATGTCATCATCCTTAATACCTGCGCTTTTATCAAACAGGCAAGAAACGAAACATACCGCAAAATAGCAGAAATATCAAAAAAGAAATCA
This genomic window contains:
- a CDS encoding low molecular weight protein arginine phosphatase: MVKRIIFVCTGNICRSVMAEGILKNLLKEKGITNISVSSAGIEANPEYKIYGYLEEVIHNAGIDFSNHISTQLTEKEIHNSDLIFVMEKRHKEYILKKFPQANKKVFLLKDYAGYGEVDIEDPIGQPPPAHKQKLEEIADCIHRALPKILK
- a CDS encoding patatin-like phospholipase family protein, which encodes MKKFKIGLALGGGGARGFAHIGVLHILEKNKIIPDFIAGTSIGAIIGAAYCCGISTVEMEKEVDEFIRSDIYKELGVDKMATTKSQNIFDEFFARFKEKTVFFLSGLRPAFLEQETIIKMIEFFLPDLNFEDLKIPFACVAVDITRGKEVVFCKGHIREAVLSSISIPGIMPPVKFEDNILADGGVIEMVPVKVVKDAGCDFSIGVNVSARLPEISENKLKTAFDIAHRTGEISLSVLRELQIKDADFILKPSVQDIKWFELKKFCECILAGEIETNSKLIQLKNKIRVQKYKTLFKRLFSTS